The DNA window GAAAACGTTTGATTCATTCAGATAATCACGTTTTCTGCACAATTAAATGTGAATAGAGTGGGATGAAACATGTTGATGTGCATGAACAAATGAACCGCATCATAACGCCTTAATGAGCAgacacatatttttatatttgaaaattatttcattactATTTTCTGATGTATCTAGGCGTTTGgggtataaaaaaaattacacttttgCATGGTTGTAATAAGttatgaaacaaattttaaaatattgtaagcATGAATCTAccttgtttttgtatgttttgcatttgaaaatgtaaaaacaaataccaCAAATCGGTATCAATTCAATTTATGTAGCAGCAATTAACTGACTTGAGacgtttgtttaaaaaaaattcaattgaAGTCATTCAAGTCATTCTTATTCAGCATGCATGTAATGACAGTGGATTGGTAAAACtctcctttaacaggaagaaacctccagcagaaccagaacctgactCAGTACAAGGATCAGTCTTCCTCTACCCTTGGAAAATCTGCACCAAAATACCCTGAAAATATACATaatacacaataaaataaaataatctacgTACATTTGAGGGTAAAATAAAGCTTAAGCACTGTTTGAATAGCGATTATCTATAAACttaatgactgaaaataaaagaaaacttgagTGTAACTGTTCTTCTATTGTACCCCTAACTGGACAACGTCTCCCCCAGGATACAGACACTTCACATTGCGTTATGTAAGctgtttaaatgtaattctttttttttttttgtaaatatatataataaatcaCTCTTAAAgaacaacattttacaaaagcaAGTCCTCTCACATCAGcatgtatataaaaaataacaactcATACCTCACAATGTATGTCTTTGTCCATGCGGTCCGCCATTTTGAACTTTGTATACCTGcgttagtttgtttttaagcgTATCCAGCGATGTGAAGTGCAGGTGGTTGATGGCCCTCTGGTCTACAGCATGCGAATTTTCAGTATCCCACAGGATACGAAACCCATTAACGCTGTTGTAGTTTTCATCAATAATGTAGCTATTAATTGTTTTCTCGCCGCCATGAGTTGGGTCAACTTCTGCGTAACGTTGTACAAGCTGCTTTATGAATAAGGTGGATTAGTTTGATAATGCTTCTAAAGAtttgcctttgttttgtttccccaGCGAGCTGAACCAGAAAAAGGCCCCGGGAAATAAGCCGTCTGCAGGAGCGCCACTTCCAGGCAAGAACGGCAACCCCACCTTCGCCGCTGTGGCCGCAGGTTACGACAAAAGCCCAGGTGAGTTTGCACCGAGCGAGACACCTCAGCCCTAACGGCAGCTGCGTTTCCGTTGCAAATACCCGCAGAACTTTTTCTGTATTCCGCTGATATCGGGAAAAACCACAATTTCGcgattgcggtgtttccattaaataagaaattcaattaaaatcacacatgggTAAGTGTGTTCACGCGATGACCCTTGTATTTGGAAGCGGCTACGCATAAATGCAGAGTTTTTGGGAAAATGCAGTCTTGAGTTTTTTACAGAAGAGCAACAGATTCAACCATTTTGAATGACAAACTCAACTTTTGATGAGTCGTGTGCTGCCGCGATGCCAGTGCTGCTGTATACAAACCGGTGTGATgctaaaagttttgtttttgtgtgtgtgtgaaaaacatgtttgtttgttttttctcattttgattGTTTCCACTAAATGAATCTATGATTCAGTGATGGCTTTGCCTCAGCAGTAAGGTTAGATGTTCTCTGCAGGCGGCTCTGGTCCGGGTAAAGGCGACAACCAATCCAAGACTCTGGCCAACATGATGTCAGTGGAAAGTGACAGCTCAGACAGGTacggagagagagaaaaaaaacatacattcagTCGGAAGCATCTACACGCCATTCctaattttcttcttctcttttcttttttttctccctttcctCCTGAAGCTCTGGATTATGGAGTCCGATCAACACGGCCAGCAGTCCAAACTACAAATCTGACAACTCTTTCTCTGCTTTCGGACCCAACAGCTCCTTCAACCTGACTCAAGGTACGTCACACGCCTGATCCCGAGCCAACACCAGGATGTTGCGTAACACGGTTAGCCAGCCAAAATCACGCCGTGCTTTCTCGTGCGTCTGCTTTAGTTTTCAGTGGGATGAATCTCCCAAAGCCTTCGGAGCCTCAGCCCAGCTGGCCCGAGTTCACCCCGGCCATCTGGGACATGCCCAGCAGCGACCCCCTGCACTCCTGGCCCAGCAGCTCCGGATCGCCCACCGCCCCGACGGCCGTAAGCTCCCCGCCACCACGGCGCTTTCCGTCACCGCCGTGGCTCGCTCCGTTCAGTGActccattgtttttgttttgctttttttgccGCAGTCGTTCCTGGGAAACACTTGCAGCCCGTGGTCTGCCACCACACCCTTCAGCAACTCCATCTGGTCAACGGGCGCAGATTCCACGCTGCACCCGTACTCGCCGTCGACCGGTTCGCCTGCTCTGACCACTCTGGTGAGCGGCGCCGCCCCGTCGCCGACGCAGTCACCGACGACTCCCTCGGAGATGAGCAGGACCTTCAACCCCTGGAGCGCATGGCTTCCCACTCTGACCAGGCGCAGCTCCGAGCCCTGGCCCAGCTCGTCTGATACCAGCAACTAAACAGCAGCTGGCGAAAGTTACCCGTACGCTAAACGAGTCTTTTACTATCAgagaagccccgccccctcctccAGACAGCAACGTTACGGGGAGCCATGGATGAGCGCCACGTTTatttctctgcagcttttttATTCCTGAGGGCAGTGATGCTAGCTTTTTATTTGGGTTTGTTTTAACAGGAGACCCCTGAAATAAgcgcactgtaaaaacacaatgcctttttgttctggtttctagtgcaaatatcttagtatacttgaaataagaaaaaagaaacttacaagtaacttttcagcaagaaaaagaaGCTTGTTTTgagccaataattccttaatattgaagaaaaagtacTAGTGCTTTTACCGTCATCTTGCTGAGAATgttcttgtaagttagtttttttcttatttcaagtgtaacgggatatttgcactggaaactagatcAAAATTACTTGGTGGCAATGTGTGTTTTTGGCAGTGCGCGAATGCCGTAGAAAGGCCATTAATGCTGCATTCCTTCTCAGAAACGTGGCAGAGCCACTAAGGGTTTAGTATTAAATAACTTATTTGACGCCACATTTAAACTCAGTTCTTATTGGTTTcttaattataaaaaaagaaaagaaagctttATTTCAGAGGCCAAAACGTACAGTCATTCACATTGGGATCACTGCACTTTTATTTGGCAGAagggatatttaaaaaaaaaaaaaaaaatctaaaattggaTTTgtattggatgtttttttttgtataccCATCCCATAAAAGTTTTAGGAACATTTATGTTGTCCATTTTTAAACTGGAATTATTTGGTCTAGCGATCAAGTAAAACTAAATTCCTCAGTTTGGGGTTTGAACTGTATTCTTATCGCCTTTGTTTGTCTGCAAATTTAATTAAAGGATTTCAGCAGaaaatctgggtttttttccttGATTTActcagggttgttttttttttgtaaagtacctcgagacatttgttgtgaattggcactaAATAGataaactaaattgaattgTTTGTACAAGTTCTGACAGAAATATACGAGGTAAAGAAGTTTCTTGGAATAACAAGAATATGTTCATAATGTGATAATCTGCCTCGAGCATCAGAAGTATAACTtctgaaacaatttttaaatgttttgccgATTACAAATCTGACAAATTATCAGCACAGATGATCACATAACGGAtattaataaatttaaacttcttttttttttaagtttacatTGGACCAAATTTGCTTCACCTTCATCAGACTTCAGTGATTACAGGAACACAAAGAAAAgcctttaaaaatgtctttgagAAACTTGACTGCAGAGAAAGTCCAAGCAAGATGGAACCAGAACCCGGTCTTAATAActtaagtaaaagaaaagggaatcgtggtttttaaatgtttttcatgaaaaacattttttgtctggCATTTTTGCTTTCCAGGAAATGCGTAGAAGAATGTGCTCAGGTAAGACTTGAGTCATTACTTCTCTTActtgttcactttttttctttttttttttttacccataaTGAATGTCATTGAGGACAactctattttatttatctatttttttaaactgacctTTTGACtaattttgttaataaattatttaagttttGAAATAGCTCTGCCTCAAACCGTGGCTGATCTGATTAGCGATGTTGGACCGCTGTTATTTTGAATAGAACTAGAGGAAAGCTAActtctctgcagaccccacacatcctggacacaagcTGCTTAAACCTTTTACCTTCAGGTCGGCAGTTATTGCAAAAACCAGACAGTTTCTTCCCCCAATCTATCTTTTATGAACATAATGAACACCTCAAAGCCAACTGTGACGTATAGTGTTCTTTAGctgtctttttaaatttccctaaagtttacatatttaatgtCAGCAAGAAGGGAGTATGAAACCGAAGTCCTTGTTtatgaagagaaacaaaagattTATCCTCTCAAACACAAACGgagtaaaagttacatttcattttccatcattacttttatgtgcattttaatgcatttattttattagaatcaATTCTTCAATATGATTTTGTAGAATAAGGTAGGAAGAATTGATGATGCATTGAATTCCTGAAGGCATGTACCATTTCTCTCCGGGATATTTTAATAGGTACTTTAAGCACGAATAAGGGTAGAGTGACCCATCAACCTTCCTCTGGTTATGAGGAAACATCTTTAGATTTTCTTGTctggatgtttatttttgcttatgAAATACTGTCTGGAATCTGGCCTAGTGCTGCAAGGGTGCAGCTGCTGGTTCTCTTCAGAGTGTGTGCTGTTCCTCTTcctcaaaaagataaaaacatgtcGGCATGATGCAACAATGCCCTCTGCTGGACCACTAAGGAAAAACTACACCTCTTGGAATCTTTCGCTTGTTATAGAAGGAATTTATGATGAACttggatacattttaaaatctaaaactgatcttttttttttttttttttttacatgtgatCTAAATACCTATGTTATATTTAAggcacaatttaaaaaaaaaataaaaaaattaagtgttCAGCACCAAAACTTTCTAAATGAAATGGCTTTAACAAGTGATTCCAAGAATAACACACAGcagattactttaaaaaaaaaacaaatttttttaggGTGATATTTTCACTGAAATATCATATCTTGTTTAACTAGAAATAGGAACGCAAAGTTTTGTCTTTCATGATAACCCATGTTTGTttagcagctaaaaaaaattttttttatccttgtaAAGTTTGTCCCTCGTTTAAAGGCATtgtcagaagaaaaataaaccttaCAGCCGAACAGGTTACTTCCTCCGCGGTTGTTTGAGGGACTCCATTAGGAGCCGACCAAGCTTCTTCACATCACATTTAGACATGACCCTCACGGCGTGGCTCTTCTTCAGAGACTTTGTGCGATCCAGCACCAACATGCCGCGGCTCATGGAGCCCTGCAGCTCCACGCGCACCGGGCACTCGATGCTCTCCAGCACCGTGCCACCGTCCACGCAGGCCGCCATCGCGTAGGAGTCGTAAGAGACAAAGCCAGGCCCGAAGTACACGTCTCTCTTGTTCTTCATGGCTTCTTTGGAGTAGGCCCAACACTTCGATGTCACCGTCTTCATGAAGCGGGCCGCCGGGAAGTCCTGGTTGACCAGCTCTTCAAAGAACTCCTGCGAAACAATGGGATGTGGGTTGTTGGGTCATAGACTGCGCTTTAGGGCAAAGGCAGattggaaaaaaagaggagtacatttctgcaaaaaacattaaaataaataaaactggaatttttagattaaagtctGAAATGTTCTGGAAAGACGAGGACATTTCTGAATTCCAAATGTCAAAAATTTGAgaggaaaaactaaatttttatattaatcaaaGAAATATTAATCTGTGATTAATTTCAACACTGAAGtttcaaaaatagattttttttctctctctctttttttttattttctgagtttctaaAGTCAACCATTTAAGACTTAAACtgttctgagattaatctaaaaaaagaaatgcgtTTTTTTggggcagaaatttactcctttttaaATCTATCTGGCCATAATATGCCATCGTAACATCATCATCCAGTGTAGTTTTCATTTACAATACCTCGCAAAAGTATTCGTgccccttgaacttttcttgtttttgtcatggAAACACTTATGGAGCCTAAAATTGTTTTACAAGACACTCTTTGATCAGCCTACCCAAGTCAAGGCATTTCTGCCAGAGTATTCCCACGTAGCGAGGTAAGTAGGGCAGACGAACTCTTCTAGAACAATGTAAGCCGACTCTGGATCCGTTGCAAAGTTGAACTCTGCACAGACGGTCACGTTCCCCTTTCCTGCAGTAACAGAAGCGAGCGTTTCGAGGCCAGTCGTCTCACGCATGGCAGCATTTGAACTCCTGCTTCCCTACCCTCCATGTTTCCTCCCATGATGAAGAACTCTCTGAGCTTTTGGGGAAAGCGTGGATCCAGTCTGACGGCCAGCGCCAGGTTGGTGAGCGGGCCCAGGGCCACCAAGGAGACCTGTGAGGGTTAGGGGTTTAGAAACGCCAGAGAgtcgcccacacacacataaaaatactGGGACTTCTCACCTGATTCTCATATTTAGATGCCAATCTAATCATGGCATCGACAGCGTGCTCCTGTTGAATTTTCTCCTTCCACTGAGGATCTTTGTCTTCTATCACATCCCCAAGTCCATCAACTCCAAAGTGGTCACTGAATGGGTTGCCGACTCCAACAAGAGGACCAGCACTGCCTTGAAACACTGGAATCTGCAGGAATTAAAGCAGAAAGGACGGGAAACGGAAAGCCATGAATAAGGACTGTAAACTTTTATTCTAAAACACTGGAATGTAATTCTTCTTCAGGTTCTGCTCCAACTCACCCCCTGGCGCTCGCAGACAGAGAGAACCCGCAGAACGTTCTGACACACGTTCTCCACCGCGGCGTTCCCAAACACGCAGGTCACGGCCAGGACCTCCAGGTTGGGCGCCGCCAAGGCCATCATTATGGCCTGAGCGTCGTCAATGCCACAGTCTGTGTCGATGATCACCAACTTGTTTGCCATGGTTCACCTTCTTGTGATCCTGGACACGCCAAACATACCAAGAAGTAAatcagtgtttgtttgttttttttggctttaatGGCCTTTAGTTGAAAGTAGTTCGACAtgaaagagggtaatgagagagggggaggacatgcagcaaatgtcaccaggccgggactcgaacctgcgaccaccaccacaaggactaaggcctccttcgTGGCCtggtgctttgcccctgcgccaccacagcacccccaaatcagtgttatttttcaaagtttatcTTAAAggtgataaaaacaaagcaaacgtCCATGGAAAGGAAAGCATTCTAAGTTTTATGTAATCGTTGTCAAATTAAGTCTCTTAAGAGCCAGTCTAAACAATTATATAAACATCAGCGGTTGCCCAGGGCGTCAAGATGCTAGGGGcgtcataaaataatttatggaCACACAACTTTGTGTGTTCTACAGACGATGGTACCCGTACTTTAAAAAGCACTCTGTCATGGGATGTACTATGCCAAGTTCATTTATCATATAACACTTATGGCGCATTCAGAGCAGCCATGTTTAATCCGCTTCAACAGAACTCTAGTTTGTCTGCtaagaaagtccggtttgtttgttgaggtgtgaatgcgtaatgAATTTCTGACGTGGACTCTGATCGCCTGAAAATATAACTCTGGTGCGTTTTGAACGCATATGTGGACAGGAGAGCGATCCACGGGCAGGATGCGGACTATAGCATcctgggcattctgggtaatcaaaacaaacatgggtCTAgttcttttaccaaagacaacaAAGAAATCCACTagctgctaaaatctgacactactccatttttgtttacgtttACATTGTCTTCTCCTGaggtttttctgtcatttccttcagtggttcttggtgcagcgccaccgcCTGCAACAGTTTAAGAGCTTAAAACTTTCCTAGATCTTTGAGGCCTTTGTGATTCGTTCCttaagatagatagatagatagatagatagatagatagatagatagatagatagatagatagatagatagatagatagatagcatttattgtcattgaacagaattcaacgaaatttgtta is part of the Xiphophorus hellerii strain 12219 chromosome 9, Xiphophorus_hellerii-4.1, whole genome shotgun sequence genome and encodes:
- the LOC116725341 gene encoding inosine-uridine preferring nucleoside hydrolase; the protein is MANKLVIIDTDCGIDDAQAIMMALAAPNLEVLAVTCVFGNAAVENVCQNVLRVLSVCERQGIPVFQGSAGPLVGVGNPFSDHFGVDGLGDVIEDKDPQWKEKIQQEHAVDAMIRLASKYENQVSLVALGPLTNLALAVRLDPRFPQKLREFFIMGGNMEGKGNVTVCAEFNFATDPESAYIVLEEFVCPTYLATWEYSGRNALTWEFFEELVNQDFPAARFMKTVTSKCWAYSKEAMKNKRDVYFGPGFVSYDSYAMAACVDGGTVLESIECPVRVELQGSMSRGMLVLDRTKSLKKSHAVRVMSKCDVKKLGRLLMESLKQPRRK